Proteins encoded by one window of Roseibium sp. Sym1:
- a CDS encoding DUF6283 family protein has translation MEKWKLKRVRQCEKCPWKISTDPRTIPDGYSEELHESLRQTIAEPGSVRGTGHAFACHESPPGEEAHCVGWLMNQIGPGNNIALRLQMLSCENIGAVVLDGPQHRCFEDTLPY, from the coding sequence ATGGAAAAATGGAAGCTGAAGCGTGTTCGCCAATGTGAAAAATGTCCCTGGAAGATCTCGACGGATCCACGGACGATCCCGGACGGATACTCTGAAGAGCTCCACGAAAGCCTACGCCAAACGATCGCTGAACCAGGAAGTGTTCGAGGCACTGGCCACGCATTTGCGTGTCATGAATCACCGCCCGGTGAGGAGGCACACTGTGTTGGTTGGCTGATGAACCAGATCGGTCCTGGGAACAACATCGCTTTGCGTCTTCAGATGTTGTCCTGCGAAAACATTGGTGCAGTGGTCCTGGATGGGCCGCAGCATCGGTGCTTCGAAGACACGCTTCCTTACTGA
- a CDS encoding HNH endonuclease, with protein sequence MSFAARSALVLNADFRPLSSFPLSTWNWKDAVRSVLLDKVIVVAEYDEVVRSPSCSVPLPSVIALKHYQHQVEHVTFSKLNIFLRDRFRCQYCDTKFPSTELTFDHVLPRSRGGTTCWENIVAACEPCNTRKGSGMDMVPIRRPFKPKPWQLAAAQVSHPTTELHESWLDFIYWDSELAQQ encoded by the coding sequence ATGTCTTTTGCGGCGCGTAGCGCGCTCGTTTTGAACGCTGATTTCCGGCCGCTAAGTTCGTTTCCTCTTTCCACCTGGAACTGGAAGGACGCGGTGCGATCAGTCCTTTTGGACAAGGTCATCGTTGTCGCGGAATATGACGAAGTGGTTCGTTCCCCGTCATGCTCGGTGCCGTTGCCGTCCGTGATTGCTCTGAAGCACTACCAACACCAGGTCGAGCACGTCACTTTCAGCAAGCTCAACATCTTTCTCAGAGACCGCTTCAGGTGTCAGTATTGCGATACGAAATTCCCTTCGACCGAACTGACGTTCGATCACGTCCTACCGCGGAGCCGCGGCGGGACGACATGTTGGGAAAACATCGTTGCTGCCTGTGAACCATGTAATACCCGAAAGGGTTCCGGAATGGACATGGTCCCCATTCGTCGGCCGTTCAAGCCGAAGCCCTGGCAGTTAGCGGCGGCGCAGGTCAGTCACCCAACGACCGAACTGCACGAGAGCTGGCTCGACTTCATTTACTGGGACAGCGAGCTCGCACAACAGTAA